From Haloglomus litoreum, the proteins below share one genomic window:
- a CDS encoding ABC transporter ATP-binding protein: MSDAADSDDGVSTGTRAGDASEYKSATDSLLDVTDLDAGYGDLQILSGVDMNVDDAEYVTIVGPNGAGKSTVMKSIFGLTTYMGGSIQFGGEDIAGMNPEDIIHLGLGYVPQNENVFAGLSVRENLEMGAYILDEFPEDRIEEIYDRFPILREREGQRAGTLSGGQRQMLAMGRALMLDPDLLMLDEPSAGLAPDLVQEMFDRIDRINDSGTAILMVEQNAKEALRRCDRGYVLVQGGNRYMDAGDVLLEDEQVRQDFLGG; encoded by the coding sequence ATGAGCGACGCGGCCGACTCCGACGACGGCGTCTCCACCGGCACCCGTGCCGGCGACGCCTCGGAGTACAAGTCCGCGACGGACTCGCTGCTGGACGTGACCGACCTCGACGCCGGCTACGGCGACCTCCAGATCCTGTCGGGGGTCGACATGAACGTCGATGACGCGGAGTACGTCACCATCGTCGGGCCGAACGGCGCCGGCAAGTCCACCGTGATGAAGTCCATCTTCGGGCTCACCACGTACATGGGCGGGTCCATCCAGTTCGGCGGCGAGGACATCGCCGGGATGAACCCGGAGGACATCATCCACCTCGGGCTGGGGTACGTGCCGCAGAACGAGAACGTGTTCGCCGGCCTCTCGGTCCGCGAGAACCTGGAGATGGGCGCCTACATCCTCGACGAGTTCCCGGAGGACCGCATCGAGGAGATCTACGACCGCTTCCCCATCCTCAGAGAGCGCGAGGGGCAACGCGCCGGCACGCTCTCGGGCGGCCAGCGCCAGATGCTCGCCATGGGCCGGGCGCTGATGCTCGACCCCGACCTCCTGATGCTGGACGAGCCCTCGGCGGGCCTGGCGCCGGACCTCGTCCAGGAGATGTTCGACCGCATCGACCGCATCAACGACTCCGGCACGGCCATCCTCATGGTCGAGCAGAACGCGAAGGAGGCGCTCCGGCGTTGTGATCGGGGCTACGTCCTCGTCCAGGGCGGGAACCGGTACATGGACGCCGGCGACGTGCTGCTCGAAGACGAGCAGGTCCGCCAGGACTTCCTGGGCGGATAG
- a CDS encoding GTP cyclohydrolase III, producing MTNTQVTLVQIDNYGPWTVTPEPRREVDLQTLQSRLYADLSQLIGNRDGYVFFTRFDNMIAVTNGLDREAHALVQESVANRYPVTVSLGVATDPSPAAALGDATDLLQAAGSAQDEDRTQILGGGFLAEDDRTDDDVQIAHFDVIDATGKYTDRLNAFDSFIQIEQGYAELMRHMRRAHDSLSFFVGGDNVIAVCPDLDRAAYRDAVDHVAGEVDVDLQVGVGRARTAQDAGMGAKHALETCRHEGTTVEFADGHEI from the coding sequence GTGACGAACACGCAGGTCACCCTCGTTCAGATCGACAACTACGGGCCGTGGACGGTCACGCCGGAACCGCGTCGCGAGGTCGACCTCCAGACGCTCCAGTCCCGGCTGTACGCAGACCTCTCGCAGCTCATCGGCAACCGCGACGGGTACGTCTTCTTCACCCGCTTCGACAACATGATCGCGGTCACCAACGGGCTGGACCGCGAGGCCCACGCCCTGGTCCAGGAGTCGGTCGCGAACCGGTACCCGGTGACGGTGTCGCTGGGTGTTGCAACCGACCCCTCGCCCGCTGCCGCGCTCGGTGACGCGACGGACCTCCTGCAGGCCGCCGGCAGCGCCCAGGACGAGGACCGGACCCAGATCCTCGGTGGCGGGTTCCTCGCCGAGGACGACCGCACCGACGATGACGTCCAGATCGCCCACTTCGACGTGATCGACGCCACCGGGAAGTACACGGACCGGCTCAACGCCTTCGACTCGTTCATCCAGATCGAGCAGGGGTACGCCGAACTGATGCGGCATATGCGCCGGGCGCACGACTCGCTGTCGTTCTTCGTCGGCGGCGACAACGTCATCGCGGTCTGTCCGGACCTGGACCGGGCCGCCTACCGCGACGCCGTCGACCACGTCGCCGGCGAGGTCGACGTCGACCTGCAGGTGGGCGTCGGCCGTGCGAGAACCGCGCAGGATGCCGGGATGGGCGCGAAGCACGCCCTGGAGACCTGCCGGCACGAGGGCACGACCGTCGAGTTCGCGGACGGCCACGAGATTTAA
- a CDS encoding ABC transporter substrate-binding protein, which translates to MTREYRRRDVVKGAAGLGAVAGVAGCTQLGGDGGDGGGGDGGDGGDGGSGGAEALVVIGYPESGVQLFKDFYSDFDTDVPIFVTDGLKAPELPGQVGNDMSNVTGTAPTAAGPGQEFFTNRFQEEFGAEPGVFTSQAYDASAVLMLANLAAGENNGKAVRDQMRAVANPSGEEFGPSELADAVEAVAAGDDINYAGASSSVNFDENGDMRAVTYEVFGFTSDGVTQQSTIDFGGGGGDGGSSADYPGSSSGRTVKFGVLMPLTGDLAPVGKPIRDGAILPARQLEGNTDFTFDYQVEDTQTNPDAGVSAAETLVNAGYPAVTGPASSGVNLQVSKQVFIPSKVVGCSPSSTSPTVTTLEDNDYIYRTPPSDALQGQVLAQLAADNDVSSVSTLYVNNDYGQALSQSFKKAFEDNHDGTVPQQVAFEKQKSSYTSQLNTALGQ; encoded by the coding sequence ATGACACGGGAATACCGACGTCGTGATGTAGTGAAAGGTGCTGCCGGTCTCGGTGCTGTCGCGGGAGTCGCCGGCTGCACGCAGCTGGGTGGCGATGGCGGTGACGGTGGCGGTGGTGACGGCGGTGACGGTGGTGACGGTGGCTCCGGGGGAGCAGAGGCACTCGTCGTCATCGGCTATCCGGAGTCCGGGGTCCAGCTGTTCAAGGACTTCTACAGCGACTTCGACACCGACGTGCCCATCTTCGTCACTGACGGCCTGAAGGCCCCGGAACTGCCGGGGCAGGTCGGCAACGACATGAGCAACGTGACGGGGACGGCCCCGACCGCGGCCGGGCCGGGCCAGGAGTTCTTCACCAACCGATTCCAGGAGGAGTTCGGTGCCGAGCCGGGCGTGTTCACCTCGCAGGCGTACGACGCCAGCGCGGTCCTGATGCTCGCCAACCTCGCCGCCGGTGAGAACAACGGGAAGGCCGTCCGCGACCAGATGCGCGCGGTCGCCAACCCGAGTGGCGAGGAGTTCGGTCCGTCCGAACTCGCCGACGCCGTGGAGGCCGTCGCGGCCGGCGACGACATCAACTACGCCGGTGCCTCCTCGTCGGTCAACTTCGACGAGAACGGCGACATGCGCGCGGTCACCTACGAGGTGTTCGGCTTCACCTCCGACGGCGTGACCCAGCAGAGCACCATCGACTTCGGCGGTGGTGGCGGCGATGGCGGCTCCTCCGCCGACTACCCCGGCTCCTCGTCGGGCCGCACCGTGAAGTTCGGCGTCCTGATGCCGCTCACCGGCGACCTCGCCCCGGTCGGGAAGCCGATCCGCGACGGTGCCATCCTGCCGGCCCGCCAGCTCGAGGGGAACACGGACTTCACCTTCGACTACCAGGTCGAGGACACGCAGACCAACCCCGACGCCGGGGTCTCGGCCGCGGAGACGCTGGTCAACGCCGGCTACCCGGCGGTCACCGGCCCGGCCTCCTCCGGTGTGAACCTGCAGGTCTCGAAGCAGGTCTTCATCCCGAGCAAGGTCGTCGGCTGCTCGCCCTCCTCGACCTCGCCCACCGTGACGACGCTCGAGGACAACGACTACATCTACCGGACGCCGCCGAGCGACGCGCTGCAGGGCCAGGTCCTCGCACAGCTGGCTGCCGACAACGACGTCTCCAGCGTCTCCACGCTGTACGTCAACAACGACTACGGCCAGGCGCTCAGCCAGTCGTTCAAGAAGGCCTTCGAGGACAACCACGACGGCACCGTGCCCCAGCAGGTCGCCTTCGAGAAGCAGAAGTCCTCGTACACCTCGCAGCTCAACACGGCGCTCGGGCAGTAA
- a CDS encoding GMC family oxidoreductase N-terminal domain-containing protein, producing the protein MTGSGIDMADPDVVVVGAGGDAPALAWRLGQQGIDVLMLEAGPFHGNEQFPNPHDDRGNAASAATGDLSGDLLDQQFTAREGDMGSPVDGKLRWGPADAERAPWARTVPQTGVISQVAGVGGTTLHYYGNHPRAFVPAIDDQPHWPIDYADLVPYYQHLESVHPVKPAPTTPKAELFFEGARRSGYDLTTGLNVDDEGYRPFPNAIHQPDEALARDGDYDGDFRDIDGDTLACHEHQGGPHPRGAEFEDRAKRGSLVSLVPKALDTGHVEIRPNAFATQVLTRAGPGPLEACGVAYRDTWTGRTRRIFADCVVLAAGCIETPRLWLNSGLPDDGWVGRGLTTHHFDFVSGVFDSETLEDIIGQRKVEPHQGQAAGSRLDVPGKGGIAVNTFAPGITASVMFSESVNGFAFENDTSGEPWDTEGRITGTKLKEQMSDYRRMLTLICHTDDRPRQDNGVSLDANTEDEHGPVARLDWSPHPEDDERRLDLARRSAKLLDEAGATHIHRAAAAPIFLHLQSSMAIGKVLDAGGEALSVDRLFVADHSALANGVGGANPTHTGQALALRTAEHLAERYFDGVADPIPADQTPASADD; encoded by the coding sequence ATGACGGGCTCCGGCATCGACATGGCGGACCCGGACGTGGTCGTCGTCGGTGCGGGCGGCGACGCCCCGGCGCTGGCGTGGCGCCTGGGTCAGCAGGGCATCGACGTGCTCATGCTCGAAGCGGGGCCGTTCCACGGGAACGAGCAGTTCCCGAACCCGCACGACGACCGCGGGAACGCCGCCTCAGCTGCGACCGGCGACCTCTCGGGGGATCTGCTGGACCAGCAGTTCACCGCCCGCGAGGGGGACATGGGCAGCCCCGTCGACGGCAAACTGCGCTGGGGGCCGGCGGACGCCGAGCGGGCGCCCTGGGCCCGGACGGTGCCGCAGACGGGCGTCATCTCGCAGGTGGCCGGCGTCGGCGGCACGACGCTGCACTACTACGGCAACCACCCGCGCGCGTTCGTCCCGGCCATCGACGACCAGCCCCACTGGCCCATCGACTACGCCGACCTGGTGCCGTACTACCAGCACCTGGAGTCGGTCCATCCGGTCAAGCCCGCGCCGACCACGCCGAAGGCGGAGCTGTTCTTCGAGGGGGCCCGCCGGTCGGGGTACGACCTCACGACCGGCCTGAACGTCGATGACGAGGGCTACCGGCCGTTCCCGAACGCCATCCACCAGCCCGACGAGGCACTCGCACGCGACGGCGACTACGACGGCGACTTCCGCGACATCGACGGCGATACGCTGGCCTGCCACGAGCACCAGGGCGGCCCACACCCGCGCGGCGCGGAGTTCGAGGACCGCGCGAAGCGAGGCTCGCTGGTCTCGCTCGTCCCGAAGGCGCTGGACACGGGTCACGTCGAGATCCGGCCGAACGCCTTCGCGACCCAGGTACTCACCCGCGCCGGCCCCGGGCCGCTCGAGGCGTGTGGCGTCGCGTACCGCGACACCTGGACCGGCCGGACTCGCCGCATCTTCGCCGACTGTGTGGTGCTCGCGGCGGGCTGCATCGAGACGCCGCGCCTCTGGCTCAACTCGGGCCTCCCGGACGACGGCTGGGTCGGCCGCGGGTTGACCACCCACCACTTCGATTTCGTCTCCGGGGTCTTCGACTCGGAGACGCTGGAGGATATCATCGGCCAGCGGAAGGTCGAACCCCACCAGGGACAGGCCGCCGGCTCGCGGCTCGACGTGCCCGGGAAGGGCGGCATCGCGGTCAACACCTTCGCGCCCGGCATCACCGCCTCGGTCATGTTCTCGGAGTCGGTCAACGGGTTCGCCTTCGAGAACGACACGAGCGGCGAGCCGTGGGACACCGAGGGGCGCATCACGGGGACGAAGCTGAAGGAGCAGATGAGCGACTACCGGCGGATGCTGACCCTCATCTGCCACACGGACGACCGGCCCCGCCAGGACAACGGCGTCTCGCTCGACGCGAACACCGAGGACGAGCACGGCCCCGTCGCCCGCCTCGACTGGTCGCCCCACCCCGAGGACGACGAGCGCCGGCTCGACCTCGCCCGTCGGTCGGCGAAACTGCTCGACGAGGCGGGCGCGACCCACATCCACCGGGCCGCCGCCGCGCCCATCTTCCTCCACCTGCAGTCCTCGATGGCCATCGGGAAGGTGCTCGATGCGGGCGGGGAGGCCCTCTCGGTCGACCGGCTGTTCGTCGCCGACCACTCCGCGCTCGCCAACGGCGTCGGCGGCGCGAATCCCACGCACACCGGGCAGGCGCTCGCCCTGCGGACGGCCGAGCATCTCGCCGAGCGCTACTTCGACGGCGTCGCCGACCCCATCCCCGCGGACCAGACGCCGGCGTCGGCCGACGACTGA
- a CDS encoding helix-turn-helix domain-containing protein, producing MQYLKLTLSPTHRAIHPVDRFIEGHRSVTREELLHVDARADGTTVLLYRLLGDRDSFETALSQRASVRDYDVVEVEEEGFHAFVQADSPDDGSALLEIAHENALIIDTPLEFTEGGLKATLVGTHGNLREALGQLPSALDFTVENAGPYVPGGEDLLSPLTDRQLEVFETAVEEGYYDVPRRATHKDIADNLGCAPSTVDEHLRKAESRVVSGLVQ from the coding sequence ATGCAGTACCTCAAACTCACGCTGTCACCCACGCACCGCGCGATCCACCCAGTCGACCGGTTCATCGAGGGGCACCGGAGCGTCACGCGAGAGGAGCTCCTCCACGTCGACGCACGGGCCGACGGGACGACCGTCCTGCTGTACCGGCTACTGGGCGACCGTGACTCGTTCGAGACCGCGCTCTCCCAGCGGGCCAGCGTCCGCGACTACGACGTCGTCGAGGTCGAGGAGGAGGGGTTCCACGCGTTCGTCCAGGCCGACTCCCCGGACGACGGGAGTGCCCTGCTCGAGATCGCCCACGAGAACGCCCTCATCATCGACACGCCGCTGGAGTTCACCGAGGGCGGCCTCAAGGCGACGCTCGTCGGCACGCACGGGAACCTGCGCGAGGCCCTGGGCCAGCTGCCGAGCGCGCTCGACTTCACCGTCGAGAACGCCGGTCCGTACGTCCCCGGTGGAGAGGACCTGCTCTCGCCGCTGACGGACCGCCAGCTGGAGGTCTTCGAGACGGCCGTCGAGGAGGGCTACTACGACGTCCCGCGGCGCGCGACGCACAAGGACATCGCCGACAACCTCGGCTGTGCCCCCTCGACCGTCGACGAGCACCTGCGCAAGGCCGAGTCACGCGTCGTCTCCGGCCTGGTCCAGTAG
- a CDS encoding ATP-binding cassette domain-containing protein, with amino-acid sequence MSDSEEETDPGAEEHEDATDPDDGHDDPAGPADDASEPTGESGSPEESDAPGEPDPVEEPTADESDTEARSAGAAGAAGAAATQAKAPDELPETDDSDIERQAQETPRGLPLRVQNLRKTFGGITAVDDASFEVEEGSLTGLIGPNGAGKSTTFNCITGVHTPNSGHVFFNGEDITGLEPHQIANRGLVRTFQIARELEEMTVLENLMLAPRGQKGESIVRSVTPGLRRGVIEQETEIREEVWETLEFFEIDHLAEEFAGNLSGGQRKLLEMARALMTDPEMVLLDEPFAGVNPTLEEKLLERIHELRDRGYTFLLVEHDMDLIMENCEHIIVMHQGSVLAEGTAEDIQGNEEVIEAYLGGDV; translated from the coding sequence ATGAGTGACTCCGAGGAGGAGACCGACCCGGGCGCCGAGGAGCACGAGGACGCCACGGACCCCGACGACGGTCACGACGACCCCGCGGGCCCGGCCGACGATGCGTCGGAACCGACCGGGGAGTCCGGCTCACCCGAGGAGTCCGACGCACCCGGGGAACCCGACCCGGTCGAGGAACCGACCGCGGACGAATCGGACACCGAGGCCCGCAGCGCGGGAGCCGCAGGCGCCGCGGGGGCCGCAGCGACACAGGCGAAGGCCCCCGACGAACTCCCCGAGACGGACGACTCCGACATCGAGCGGCAGGCCCAGGAGACCCCGCGTGGCCTCCCGCTCCGGGTCCAGAACCTCCGGAAGACGTTCGGGGGCATCACGGCGGTCGACGACGCCTCCTTCGAGGTGGAGGAGGGCTCGCTGACGGGCCTCATCGGGCCGAACGGCGCCGGCAAGTCGACCACGTTCAACTGTATCACCGGCGTCCACACGCCGAACTCCGGCCACGTCTTCTTCAACGGCGAGGACATCACCGGGCTGGAGCCCCACCAGATCGCCAACCGCGGGCTCGTCCGGACGTTCCAGATCGCCCGCGAGCTGGAGGAGATGACCGTGCTGGAGAACCTGATGCTCGCCCCACGCGGGCAGAAGGGCGAGTCCATCGTCCGGTCGGTGACCCCGGGGCTCCGGCGCGGCGTCATCGAGCAAGAGACCGAGATCCGCGAGGAGGTCTGGGAGACGCTGGAGTTCTTCGAGATCGACCACCTCGCCGAGGAGTTCGCGGGCAACCTGTCGGGCGGCCAGCGGAAACTGCTCGAGATGGCACGGGCGCTGATGACCGACCCGGAGATGGTGCTGCTGGACGAGCCGTTCGCCGGCGTCAACCCGACGCTGGAGGAGAAACTGCTGGAGCGCATCCACGAACTCCGGGACCGGGGCTACACCTTCCTGCTCGTGGAGCACGACATGGACCTCATCATGGAGAACTGCGAACACATCATTGTCATGCACCAGGGGTCGGTGCTCGCGGAGGGCACCGCCGAGGACATCCAGGGCAACGAGGAGGTCATCGAGGCCTACCTCGGAGGTGACGTATGA
- a CDS encoding DUF5785 family protein, protein MSDWPHDPDGEEGSEGMRKYGQAILAKKLDEEEDFPLERDAFVEEYGDHPVRLNHDRVVSVADIMEHVEEAEFEDFVAFHKAVGHAMRENDMWEITPEEIGR, encoded by the coding sequence ATGAGCGACTGGCCGCACGACCCCGACGGCGAGGAGGGGAGCGAGGGGATGCGCAAGTACGGACAGGCCATCCTCGCGAAGAAGCTCGACGAGGAGGAGGACTTCCCCCTCGAGCGCGACGCGTTCGTCGAGGAGTACGGCGATCACCCGGTCCGGCTGAACCACGACCGCGTCGTCAGCGTGGCCGACATCATGGAACACGTCGAGGAGGCGGAGTTCGAGGACTTCGTGGCGTTCCACAAGGCGGTCGGACACGCGATGCGCGAGAACGATATGTGGGAGATCACGCCCGAGGAGATCGGTCGGTAG
- the priS gene encoding DNA primase small subunit PriS: MNERTREYLRGRFGDHYRRVSIEPPPRANEREWGYIPFSEGGTRMVRHRAWIDLVGGADDLADALADDSVRPRHVYYSAGSYDDPGANSMGQKGWRGSDLVFDLDADHLPGVDPEEATYAEMLATCKDALLRLLDILESDFGFTDTDVVFSGGRGYHVHVRREDVQALDRSARGEIAAYVRGAEVEFEDLIRTEAVGGEAGRKSPAEKRTLPPDGGWSGRLHAELLEFVDEVAGLDDEAAIERLREFENVGAKKAEGALRAMRNNRDAIADGNVDVHPAFFSVARTLLEDELASAGAPIDEPVTTDINRLIRLPGSLHGGSGLEVKPLDRAELADFDPLDDAVPETFRDNEIRITVTEAGPVELLGEAFTMQEGEQRVTEARGVFLMARGRAEKAPE; the protein is encoded by the coding sequence ATGAACGAACGGACGCGAGAGTACCTCCGGGGCCGGTTTGGCGACCACTACCGGCGGGTCTCCATCGAGCCGCCGCCGCGCGCCAACGAGCGCGAGTGGGGGTACATCCCCTTCAGCGAGGGGGGCACCCGGATGGTCCGACACCGCGCGTGGATCGACCTCGTCGGCGGTGCGGACGACCTGGCGGACGCGCTGGCCGACGACTCCGTGCGCCCCCGGCACGTCTACTACTCCGCCGGGAGCTACGACGACCCCGGGGCGAACTCGATGGGGCAGAAGGGGTGGCGTGGCTCGGACCTCGTGTTCGACCTCGACGCCGACCACCTGCCCGGTGTCGACCCCGAGGAAGCGACCTACGCCGAGATGCTGGCGACCTGCAAGGACGCCCTCCTGCGCCTGCTGGACATCCTCGAATCGGATTTCGGCTTCACGGACACGGACGTCGTCTTCTCGGGCGGCCGGGGCTACCACGTCCACGTGCGCCGCGAGGACGTACAGGCTCTGGACCGGAGCGCGCGCGGCGAGATCGCCGCGTACGTCCGGGGCGCCGAGGTCGAGTTCGAGGACCTCATCCGGACGGAGGCGGTCGGCGGGGAGGCCGGGCGCAAGAGCCCGGCTGAGAAGCGGACGCTCCCACCCGACGGCGGCTGGAGTGGCCGGCTCCACGCCGAGCTCCTCGAGTTCGTCGACGAGGTGGCCGGGCTGGACGACGAGGCCGCAATCGAGCGGCTCCGCGAGTTCGAGAACGTCGGCGCGAAGAAGGCGGAGGGGGCGCTGCGCGCGATGCGGAACAACCGCGACGCCATCGCCGACGGCAACGTCGACGTCCACCCCGCCTTCTTCAGCGTGGCACGGACCCTCCTCGAGGACGAACTCGCGAGTGCGGGCGCACCCATCGACGAGCCGGTGACCACGGACATCAACCGGCTCATCCGGCTGCCGGGGAGCCTCCACGGCGGGAGCGGGCTGGAGGTCAAACCGCTCGACCGTGCGGAACTCGCGGACTTCGACCCGCTGGACGACGCCGTCCCGGAGACGTTCCGCGACAACGAGATCCGCATCACCGTGACCGAGGCGGGGCCGGTCGAGCTGCTGGGCGAAGCGTTTACCATGCAGGAGGGAGAGCAACGAGTGACAGAGGCACGGGGCGTCTTCCTCATGGCGAGGGGGCGCGCCGAGAAGGCACCCGAATGA